A window of the Besnoitia besnoiti strain Bb-Ger1 chromosome VI, whole genome shotgun sequence genome harbors these coding sequences:
- a CDS encoding hypothetical protein (encoded by transcript BESB_065990): MSRVLIATGALTALSFCGCGLGLGSRLGALVGCSPAPSERRKRGGTQDVDREETELTSGKPDSLPKSLVQTFGAAGVAVALFKGGDMIETGARTSWSLGADNMPRNLVDLSTVMKFLAGITLGWQAARLVKGFFRSGESTDPSVLQQDDELVYETLIREQGGITPADDPLVKSTTAGLTLVLLGGGMVGALYSRIPESSFDDVLWNTRMNVAASLMGGAGLGVVLRTGGELLS; encoded by the coding sequence ATGTCGCGTGTTTTGATTGCAACAGGAGCCCTGACGGCACTGAGCTTCTGTGGCTGCGGCCTAGGCCTCGGCTCGCGGCTAGGCGCTCTGGTAGGCTGTTCGCCAGCACCCtcggagagaagaaagaggggTGGAACGCAGGATGTAGACCGGGAGGAAACAGAGTTGACGAGCGGCAAGCCAGACAGTCTGCCAAAGTCGCTCGTACAAACGTTTGGAGCAGCGGGTGTTGCCGTGGCGCTCTTCAAAGGCGGTGATATGATCGAGACAGGCGCTCGAACGTCTTGGTCTCTTGGCGCAGACAACATGCCTCGAAACTTGGTTGATCTATCAACTGTGATGAAGTTTCTCGCAGGCATTACATTGGGGTGGCAGGCGGCTCGTCTGGTAAAAGGCTTTTTCCGGTCGGGTGAGAGCACCGACCCTTCCGTCTTGCAGCAAGACGATGAGCTCGTCTATGAGACGCTCATACGGGAACAAGGCGGAATAACACCTGCAGACGACCCTCTGGTGAAGTCAACAACTGCGGGGCTTACTCTTGTACTCCTGGGCGGCGGGATGGTCGGTGCGCTATATAGCCGCATTCCGGAAAGCAGTTTCGACGATGTTTTGTGGAACACAAGAATGAATGTAGCAGCATCGTTAATGGGGGGCGCTGGCCTGGGTGTCGTCTTGCGGACAGGGGGGGAGCTGCTGTCGTAA